One window of Deinococcus cellulosilyticus NBRC 106333 = KACC 11606 genomic DNA carries:
- a CDS encoding ABC transporter ATP-binding protein, producing the protein MNVISLRDITKVYGEGESQVRALDGVSLDIKRGEYVALMGPSGSGKSTLMHILGCLDLPSSGEYLLADQQVSKLSEDQLAGVRNQRIGFVFQAFNLLARTSALTNVELPLAYRGTSRAERTRRAKEALERVGLGARLHHKPSELSGGQKQRVAIARALVQNPDVLLADEPTGNLDSKSTTDILALFDELHQEGRTIVLVTHEDEVGARAQRIIRLRDGRLEAHA; encoded by the coding sequence ATGAATGTCATCTCCCTGAGAGACATCACCAAGGTCTATGGCGAGGGAGAGAGCCAGGTGCGTGCCCTTGATGGTGTGAGCCTGGACATCAAGAGGGGAGAGTACGTTGCCCTGATGGGACCTTCTGGAAGTGGCAAGAGCACCCTGATGCACATCCTGGGCTGCCTGGATTTGCCCTCCAGCGGTGAATACCTGCTGGCAGACCAGCAGGTGTCCAAACTGAGCGAAGACCAGCTTGCAGGTGTGCGCAATCAGCGGATCGGGTTTGTGTTCCAGGCGTTCAATTTGCTGGCCCGCACCTCTGCCCTCACCAATGTGGAGTTGCCGCTGGCCTACCGGGGAACCTCCCGTGCCGAGCGGACCCGCAGGGCGAAAGAAGCGCTGGAGCGGGTGGGTCTGGGTGCCCGCCTGCACCACAAACCCAGCGAGCTCTCAGGGGGGCAGAAACAGCGGGTGGCGATTGCCCGCGCCCTGGTTCAAAACCCGGACGTGCTGCTGGCAGACGAGCCGACCGGAAACCTGGACTCCAAGAGCACCACTGACATTCTGGCCCTCTTTGATGAACTCCACCAGGAAGGTCGTACCATCGTGCTGGTCACCCACGAGGACGAAGTGGGAGCCCGCGCCCAGCGGATCATCCGGCTCAGGGACGGACGGCTGGAGGCACACGCATGA
- a CDS encoding ABC transporter permease → MNMLENLSSAFQAIFANKLRSVLTMLGVIIGVFAVSTMLALGQMATQAITGQLNEIGGKTLFVQANYEPGKPYKNFTQADIDALSVLPVNDVSTSGASLRVMYRNKDVSVSVQGTRANFNKLTSEAKIVQGRYFSEYEEKSAAQVVVLSQKTATKLFDSENPVGKVVRAVRDNGSREEYTVIGITQDLGALFGGGDSGFIPISNSWRGGYQTRGEYGYLQFRLHPEADTAQVTRQVESILQRRRGENNFSVTNLDQFVQQFNQITVILQALLAGIGGLSLLVGGIGIMNIMLVSVTERTREIGLRKAIGAKRGTILQQFLIEAVTLTALGGIIGYVLSLGVIVGMASALPNIFPQVIISPVTGVVALAVSVLTGVLFGVWPASRAASLPPIEALRYE, encoded by the coding sequence ATGAACATGCTGGAAAACCTCAGCAGTGCCTTCCAGGCGATCTTTGCCAACAAGCTGCGCAGCGTGCTGACCATGCTGGGGGTGATCATCGGGGTGTTTGCGGTGTCCACCATGCTGGCCCTCGGACAGATGGCCACCCAGGCCATCACCGGGCAGCTCAATGAGATTGGCGGGAAGACCCTCTTCGTGCAGGCCAACTATGAGCCCGGGAAACCCTATAAAAACTTCACCCAGGCCGACATTGACGCCCTGAGTGTTCTCCCTGTCAACGATGTGTCCACCAGTGGGGCCAGCCTGCGGGTCATGTACCGCAACAAGGATGTCTCTGTCAGCGTGCAGGGCACCCGGGCCAACTTCAACAAGCTGACCAGTGAAGCCAAAATCGTTCAGGGCCGGTACTTCAGCGAGTATGAAGAGAAGAGTGCGGCCCAGGTGGTGGTGCTCAGCCAGAAGACCGCCACCAAGCTGTTTGACAGCGAAAACCCTGTCGGCAAGGTGGTTCGTGCAGTCCGTGACAATGGGAGCCGCGAAGAGTACACCGTGATTGGCATCACCCAGGACCTCGGAGCCCTGTTTGGCGGAGGAGACAGCGGATTCATTCCCATCAGCAACAGCTGGCGCGGCGGATACCAGACCCGGGGAGAATACGGCTACCTGCAGTTCCGTTTGCACCCGGAGGCCGACACTGCACAGGTCACCCGTCAGGTGGAATCCATCCTGCAACGCCGCAGAGGAGAGAACAACTTCTCGGTGACCAACTTGGACCAGTTCGTGCAGCAGTTCAACCAGATCACCGTGATTTTGCAGGCCCTGCTGGCAGGCATTGGAGGACTGTCCCTGCTGGTGGGGGGGATTGGGATCATGAACATCATGCTGGTGAGTGTCACCGAAAGAACCCGCGAAATCGGTCTGAGAAAAGCCATCGGGGCGAAGCGGGGCACCATCTTGCAGCAGTTCCTGATTGAAGCGGTGACCCTCACGGCTCTTGGCGGCATCATCGGGTATGTGCTCAGCCTGGGTGTGATTGTGGGCATGGCCTCTGCGTTGCCCAACATCTTCCCTCAGGTGATCATCTCGCCCGTGACTGGAGTGGTGGCTCTGGCGGTCAGTGTGCTGACCGGGGTGCTTTTCGGAGTGTGGCCTGCTTCCCGTGCAGCTTCCCTGCCTCCCATCGAAGCCCTGCGTTACGAATAA
- a CDS encoding PIN/TRAM domain-containing protein has translation MNWIPQIIRILIMLIGGYLSYQLLVWFPILQGGPQGSVTNMVYLVIAGVLTGYVVSKRAEAPLSRWVEQWIASLVNLSPKKVMAATVGTILSLLLSVLLNNLLSNAPFYHWGFSLLTTTILAIFFIFFSLKNSDFFGSFISPASTPKTTRIPNPKILDTNVIIDGRIIELLQSQFLEGTLVVPLFVLRELQFLADHADPSKRARGKRGLEVLEQLHNITTLKVLDWDDSNIKAVDDKLVRLAQELSAKLLSNDFNLGRVAKLQDVDVLNLNALATAIKARYNAGDVIQVSITKEGQQAGQGVAYLEDGTMVVVEDGAAYKGQMKNVVVLSNIQTNVGRMIFARTETN, from the coding sequence ATGAACTGGATACCCCAAATCATCCGCATCCTCATCATGCTTATCGGGGGATACCTCTCCTATCAATTGCTGGTGTGGTTCCCCATTCTGCAGGGAGGTCCTCAGGGATCTGTCACCAACATGGTGTATCTGGTGATTGCAGGTGTGCTCACTGGCTATGTGGTCTCGAAACGGGCAGAAGCTCCATTGTCTCGCTGGGTTGAACAGTGGATTGCCTCTCTGGTCAATCTGTCTCCCAAGAAAGTCATGGCCGCCACTGTGGGAACCATTCTCAGCCTGCTGCTGAGTGTTCTTCTCAACAACCTGCTTTCCAACGCCCCCTTTTACCACTGGGGCTTCAGCCTGCTGACCACCACCATTCTGGCCATCTTTTTCATCTTTTTTTCCCTGAAGAACAGCGATTTCTTTGGCTCTTTCATCTCCCCTGCCAGCACCCCCAAGACCACCCGCATCCCCAACCCCAAAATTCTGGACACCAATGTGATCATTGATGGGCGCATCATCGAGCTCCTGCAAAGCCAGTTTCTGGAAGGCACGCTGGTGGTTCCCTTGTTTGTCCTGAGGGAACTGCAGTTCCTGGCAGACCACGCCGATCCCAGCAAACGGGCCAGAGGCAAAAGAGGCCTGGAGGTGCTGGAACAGCTCCACAACATCACCACCCTCAAAGTGCTGGACTGGGACGACAGCAACATCAAAGCTGTGGATGACAAGCTGGTCCGACTGGCACAGGAACTCTCGGCCAAGTTGCTTTCCAATGACTTCAACCTGGGGAGGGTGGCCAAATTGCAGGATGTGGACGTGCTGAACCTCAATGCCCTCGCAACTGCCATCAAGGCCAGATACAACGCTGGAGACGTGATTCAGGTGAGCATCACCAAAGAAGGCCAGCAGGCCGGACAGGGAGTGGCTTACCTGGAAGATGGCACCATGGTGGTGGTGGAAGATGGAGCCGCCTACAAGGGCCAGATGAAAAATGTGGTGGTGCTGTCCAACATCCAGACCAACGTGGGCCGCATGATCTTTGCCAGAACAGAAACCAACTGA